Below is a window of Candidatus Omnitrophota bacterium DNA.
AAGAGCCCGGGTGTTTATAAGTATGGCGGACAAGTACGGCTTATAGAGGCTATCAGCGGCGCCGGCGGGTTCACTCTTGATGCGGTTCCGAGAAGCGTATTGGTGATAAGGGGGGATATTACGAAGGATAAAAAACCCCAGCTTATAAAGATCGATGTGGCGAATATCTATACAAAAGCATATTTACGCAACAATATTTTATTGCAGCCGAATGACATCGTTTTTGTCTCCCGTTCGTTCATAGCAAACGCGACAGATTTCTTCTCGAAGATAAATCAACCGTTGACCTCATATATTTTGACTAAACAAATCATCAACCCCGGCTGGTAGAATGGTTTTTGATGAATTAGCAAAAAGGGCGCACGAGGAAGGACTCAGCGCCCTTTTGTATTACAGCATCAAAAATACCGGCCTTTCGGATTCATTACCGCCTGAATTCGTTTCAGGATTAGCCCGCCATTATTATAATAACGCGTCTTTCAATTTATTCGCTCAAGAGAAATTAAACGAAGTTCTGGCCGCTTTTGAAACGGCGGGTATCGATGCGATAGTCTTAAAAGGCCTCTCGCTGATGGATACGGTATACCCCAATATAGCCGTACGCCCCATAACCGATATCGACCTTTTAATCGAAGAAAACGATTTCCCGCGCGCGAAAGATAAGTTAAACGGATTGGGCTACGCTTGCGAAGAATATTGCCGGGAGGATTTTTATAACGGCGAAATAGCCATTGATATCCATTCGAGCATATTAAATTCGGTCAGGGTGAAAAGCCGGCATAAAACCTGCAATATCGATAACGCCGAGTTATGGAGAGATTCCGGTTCCATAACCTTGAGCGGGAGAAAGGTCAGGGTCCTCTCGCCCGAGGACCAGTTGATCTCGCTCTGCCTGCACCTGTTTTATCACCACGGGCTGAAGAGGCTGATCTGGTTCGTGGATATTTGCGCGTTATTAAATGCGCATGAAAATGCATTTGATTGGGCCAGATTCCTGGATAAATGCCGCAGATTTAAGGTCAAAAGCCCTGTTTATTACTGTCTTATCGCCGCCGAAATAAAAATCGGGATCCGGGTCCCCCGGGAAGTCTTGGAAAAATTAAAACCGCCGGCTGAAAACATCTTAACGAGGAAGATCCTGGATCTGGCTATACATAAAGATATATCCGAAAAGGTAAGGTTCTATTTTATCCTGCTATCTTTGGAAAAGTTTAAGGATAAGCTTTTATACTTATTCGAAATCATCCTGCCGCGCCCAAACGTTTTGAGGGCCGTTTATCTGCCCGGGTACTCGCTCCTGCGCCTTTATCTCTTTCATTTTAAAGCGATTTTCGTCGAATCTTCCAAGGCGGCAGGTTCGTTGCTTGACACCTCGCCATAGATGTTATATAATCAATGGCAAGTTTATGAAAATAAAAGAGTTCTGTCAGGGAGCATAAATGCCGCAGTATGAATTAAACCTGCGCGACTATTGGGTAATTTTACGAAAAAGAAAGACGATAGTTTTTCTTACTTTTGGCATCGTCTTGGCCTTAACCGCCGCTTATACACTCCTCGAAGAACCGGCATATAAAGCCTCCGCGACCGTCAGCATAGCCGAAAAGAAAACCTTCGGAAAGTTATTAACGGAGGTATTTGTCGTTTCCCCGGGAGACCCCCTTCTTTCCCAGTCGAGGATCATAAAAAGCAAGCCGGTCGCAGAAGCGGTCGTCAGGGAATTAAATTTGGCCGGCACCCGCCCAACCGAAGAAGAGTTCCAGAAGATAGTCTCGGCCGTGGAAGCATCCATCTCGACGGAGATCGTGACTAATACGAACCTCATCCGCATCGACGTGGTCAATAGAGACCCGCGGAAGGCCGCCGCGATCGCCAACGTCATCACTAAGGCGTTTGTCGTCGAAAATCTAAAGGAAAAGAATAAGCAGGCCCGCTCTGTGCGCGAGTTTGTCGAGAAAAGGATGGAAGAGATCAAGGAGAAGTTAAGGGCGTCCGAAGTCGCTCTTATGGAATTCAGGAGGAAAGAAGCGGCCGCGGGCATCGCGGTCCCGCTTCAAAATAAACTGGTAGAGCTTGAAAGCAAAAGGGCCGAGCTGCTTTTGACGTATACCGAACTTCACCCCGACGTAGTAAAAATAAAAGAACAGATCCAGGGAATAAAGGACCGGCTCGAGAAGATGTCGGAAACGGAACTCGAATTTGCGCGGCTGACCCGGGAATTCCAGATGAACGAAAAGGCATATCGGGAATTAGAAGATAGATTCCATGAAGCGCAGTTCGCCGAGGCGGAGGAGGTTTCCGATGTCAATATAGTCGATCCCGCGAGCGTCCCGGTGCGGCCTATGAAGCCGGACCGCGTATTGAATTTGCTGATGGGGGTGATCGTGGGCCTGACTTTGAGTTTTGTTTCGGCTTTTGTTACGGAACACTTAGATACCTCATTAGGGACGATAGAGGATATCGAAAGCGTAATCAAGCTGCCCGTCTTGGGAGTGATCCCTCACTTACCGATCAGAGGCGAAGAAAAGAAGAGTTTCAGGGAGAAAGTTTCTATAATAAAGCAAGTCAAGGAAGACGATAGATTATCGCAGCTGAAGCAACAACTGATCATAAATTATCCGAACAAATCTCCGATCATCGAGGCATACCGGATCTTGTATACGAGCATAAAAATAGAAGTCTTTGGCGGAGAGCTTGACGGGAAGAATTTATTATTAACGAGCACGGGCCCCGGCGAAGGCAAATCGATAACGATCGCGAATTTAGGGCTTACGATGGCGCAGATGGGCAAAAGGGTCCTCCTGATCGACGCCGATCTAAGGCGTTCCATAATCCATAAGATCTTCGGGTTTAAAGACAAAAAACCCGGCCTTGCCGATATCCTGTTGGGCACTGCGACGGAAAGTTCAATAAGGGGTTTAACGGATTTTCTTATCGGGCTCGGCTGGGATGAGGCGTTAAAGATCCCCGGCATAGACAATCTGAATGTTTTAACTTCCGGTTCAACCGTTCAAAACCCGGCGGAACTTCTCGGTTCACAAAATATGGTTAACTTTCTCAAAAGGATGAGAGAGAAATACGACGTCGTATTATTGGATTCCCCGCCGGTTTTGGCGGTTACCGACCCGTCCGTGCTTGCGCCGAATGTAAATGCGGTGATTTTACTTTATGAGGCGGGGAAGATATCCAGGAGCGCGCTCCATCGCGCGAAAATACAATTGGAATCCGTAAAGGCGCCTGTCAAAGGAGTGGTCTTAAATAATATCTCGCCTGAGGTAGAGATGTATTCGAGTTATTATTATCACTATAAGCCTCGTGAAGAGAAGCCCGGCCGGGGCGTGAAAGAGACATGATACTCTTCAGTTATACCGGTTTTTATCCCCTCGTATTGCGGTATTATTAATTGGGCGAATTCCTTATTCCAGTCATAGCGTTGACTTGTCTGTTCGCCGGCATCCTAGTCCTGATTAATACCGATGCCGCGGTAATATTGCTTCTCTTCTCCATGCTCCTTTCTCCCGAATTAGAGGTAGCGCAGGTCCCCCGCCAGGCCGTAGTCATCAGGATCGACGATATACTACTCTGCGTGGTCTTCTTGACCTGGCTGGCAAAAATGGCAATGAATAAGCAATTAGGCCTGCTGAAAAATACCCCCTTGAACCTGCCGATAGCGGTTTATGTGACAATTTCTATTCTTTCGACGGCGTGGGGCATCGCCGGCGGCTGGATCGTCCCGGTCAAAAGCCTCTTTTATTTATTGAAATATTTTGAGTATTTTTTGTTATATTATATGATCTCCAATATTATAAAAAGCAGGGAACAGCTAAAGGCGTTTACCTTTGTATTTTTATTGACCGCGTTTATAATCTGTATCTACGCCTGGACCCAGTTCGGGACGGAAGCGAGGGTTTCAGC
It encodes the following:
- a CDS encoding nucleotidyltransferase family protein, producing the protein MVFDELAKRAHEEGLSALLYYSIKNTGLSDSLPPEFVSGLARHYYNNASFNLFAQEKLNEVLAAFETAGIDAIVLKGLSLMDTVYPNIAVRPITDIDLLIEENDFPRAKDKLNGLGYACEEYCREDFYNGEIAIDIHSSILNSVRVKSRHKTCNIDNAELWRDSGSITLSGRKVRVLSPEDQLISLCLHLFYHHGLKRLIWFVDICALLNAHENAFDWARFLDKCRRFKVKSPVYYCLIAAEIKIGIRVPREVLEKLKPPAENILTRKILDLAIHKDISEKVRFYFILLSLEKFKDKLLYLFEIILPRPNVLRAVYLPGYSLLRLYLFHFKAIFVESSKAAGSLLDTSP
- a CDS encoding GNVR domain-containing protein — its product is MPQYELNLRDYWVILRKRKTIVFLTFGIVLALTAAYTLLEEPAYKASATVSIAEKKTFGKLLTEVFVVSPGDPLLSQSRIIKSKPVAEAVVRELNLAGTRPTEEEFQKIVSAVEASISTEIVTNTNLIRIDVVNRDPRKAAAIANVITKAFVVENLKEKNKQARSVREFVEKRMEEIKEKLRASEVALMEFRRKEAAAGIAVPLQNKLVELESKRAELLLTYTELHPDVVKIKEQIQGIKDRLEKMSETELEFARLTREFQMNEKAYRELEDRFHEAQFAEAEEVSDVNIVDPASVPVRPMKPDRVLNLLMGVIVGLTLSFVSAFVTEHLDTSLGTIEDIESVIKLPVLGVIPHLPIRGEEKKSFREKVSIIKQVKEDDRLSQLKQQLIINYPNKSPIIEAYRILYTSIKIEVFGGELDGKNLLLTSTGPGEGKSITIANLGLTMAQMGKRVLLIDADLRRSIIHKIFGFKDKKPGLADILLGTATESSIRGLTDFLIGLGWDEALKIPGIDNLNVLTSGSTVQNPAELLGSQNMVNFLKRMREKYDVVLLDSPPVLAVTDPSVLAPNVNAVILLYEAGKISRSALHRAKIQLESVKAPVKGVVLNNISPEVEMYSSYYYHYKPREEKPGRGVKET